The window GCTTTGActtcattttaattgatttaactAAAGATGAAAGctcatacttttctttttttgatgaATCTCCCTCAGTCTTAACAGAAACGTCGCCTTTCGACTCGTCCTCCCCAGGTGCTGCAGGTTGTTTTGTGGAAGACTTACCATGCCGACTTTTTGTAGGCTGATATCCATCACCCTTTGGCTGCTTCAATGCCACTTGACGAACATAAGCAGCACTCCTGAAAACAAGAGACTTGTATCTCAGATTAATGGGGAAAATCTGCGAGAAATTAAACGAAGGCACTTTCCTCTGATTGGTTCATATGAGGCGTGAGAAAGATATTGTGAGTGCAATTTGTCATAGATAGGGGAATTCAGAAATAAATTGATGTTTCTAATCTTAAGTATTTCATAGTTTTCAGTAGTAATTAGTATTAGACATACCTTTTGAACTGAGGGTCAGTGGGATCTAAAGCAAAGAGAGGTGAATTGAAGAGTGCTGAAAACCGTGGATCATTATAATCAACAGTGGGTATTTTGTCTTCGGTAATATCTtccttcccctttttcttcttatgttttaaattgtatCCTTTGATACTAGTATCAACCCCGTCATCATCAGCAAGTAGCAACTCAAGCTCTGCTCTGCTTGCTTCTGCAGCCCCATCCTCCCCAACATGTTCCCTacctttaatattttttgttcgATCCTTGCCACTTTCTTTAACTGGAGGCTCTTCAACAAAAAAGTCATCCacttcttcaacttctctaTCAGTGTCACTGCTTTCATCATCTGATGAGTCTGCGGATTTGTTTCTTGAAGCCATCCTTTTCTCGTGCTTTTTCCTCAGATGAGCCTCCCATAATGTCTCGGATTTCTTATCCTTCTTTTCAAGAATGCGCTTGCTTATATCTTCTAAGCCAGTATTGAAAGTCACTTCCATATCCTGACCACCATCCTGCTCACCGTCTTCATCAGATTGAAGTAAGGCACGGTACTTATCTCCTTTCTTACGCTTTTTGTCCACTTGATCCTCTCCGTCATCACTTTCATcatcactttcactttcatcAGATGCCAGAAATTCCTTGAGCTCCAAATCAGCCAgctaaaaaagtgaaaatattgTCAGTTGGACATAGAACAAGAaatgattttgagaaattgtataGCATCGTTTCAGTTAACACAAACCTGATCCGCGTTGAATTTTCGTTTCAAGGCCTTCACTCTTTGGGGTTCATCCTCATCCCATGAAAGATGGATTTTACTATGCTGCAGAGCTGGAGTATGGAAATTCAGAACTTCATAACTCGAAGGTGCCTGATATACAACGATGAGATGCTATTAGTTTCTTCCTGTTACCTTCCAGACACCACATAAATAGCTCTATATGGTAGGCAATTACAGAAGGAAGGAAAGGATTTAAACCAAGAACAAGTAACAAACATCATATTGAGTAAATCCAAGAAAATTACCTGTAgtgaatgataaaaaaaatacatataaatcCTAGCAAGCTAAATTAAACATTGATACTAATCTTCTCGGTACTTTCTCAAACAGTGTTACTTCAGTTACTCTTTCATACTAGCTCTTGTCGTGGAGCCAAGCATCAGAGTTCCTGGCCAAGTTAAGAATGGATACATGACttcaactttttcaattttactgaaatgaatttgaattggTCAACATGACTCCTGGCCAATTTTACTgacaaatattttactttaaatcTTGTCATGGTGGATTCATAATCcaaatttcattcttttgtGAAGGCACATAAtacgtttcttttttttaaaccatGCCTTTTGGCTTAAACCTTTGGATAGAACTAAGACGAATTTCGCTATCcatatcaaataaaacttaCCCATAAGCTATTGTTCAACTAACTAGTTTTTCACATTTTGTTTTGCATGTGTTTGAGAATTAGTCTGGAGtatataaattgtttaatattttcatctaGAAAATGATCACTTCAATatcaaattacttttttttgaaaaggtctTTTAGTACAACTTGGGGTGGAGGGTTTGAACCAGGGACCTCTTGACCTCAGGTATATACAAATGCCATGGCACTTCAATATCAAATGATTAAATTGCAAGGAGGACAGGTAACATTAAATGATCATTATACAAACCTCTGTAGCAGTATCCCTAGGAGGGTGTTCAAACTTCATGGAGTCTGGAATAAATCTCAAATCAAGAATATTTGATGACCTTTCAAATTCCACTCCATCACATGTTTTGTAAAGGTAATCAGCTGTCGCAATAGAATCACATTCCACCACAGCATAATAGTACCTGTACAGATGGCACAAATTGCTATGATTAAATGAAAGACGAAGAGGTATATACAGCACACATTTTGTTCTACTATGATCAGACTAAACCTGATGATGAAGTCAATAAAACAAACAGACTTTTTTAAATGggcaataaattttttaatactaatggcaaaacaaatctaaaactaaaacaagtAATTAGGCAAAGTTTGCAGCTTGCTgctgtaaaataaattaggcATTGGAGGAAATATCCCCACATCTACTTAAAGAATATACTTCACGTTTTAtgtctttaaaaaatatagattcTAACAACTTTAATAGTaaccaaaaattcaaatgagcTATAAGTGAATTTCAACACGAATATAAACAGCAGCACCGAAGTACAATACCTTAGCCTACTCATTTCATAAGCTCGCAATTTCTCGTTGTCCATCTCTTCGTCATCATTGTCATCATCGTCATcctcatcatttttcttttgttcaccATCAAATAGTCCAACAGGTCCATGtaactcttcttctttcatacGTTGGAGCCCAAACTCAGACGGATAAACTGCCACAGACAATATTTGCCCACCTTTTGGGAGAAATGAACTTAGTACGACATACAAATCAACAGCCTACATAACATGATTTTAAGCAAGTCAAGCACAGATAATGAGGCAGCTATAGAATATCATTAGTTTGTAAACCTGCGAATAAGATGAGAGATGGACTATTCAAGGCTTATAATATAAAACAGCTGTTACTTTTCTTTACATTGAGATGCGACTGAGGAAACATTTTAATTGTAGAATGTTGTTTTGGTGAAGGAAACAAGgcaaacaataataacaatagaaAACTTGGAAGATAACTGAAATCAACACAATGTCAGCATACAAACAAGTAACAATAGAAAAAACGTAGAATACTAAAAAACTCAAGGACACAATTGCACAACCTATAAAATAGAACATGTTCAAGAAAGGTggtgacttttttttcttttgacaaaatagGAAAGATCGGgctttgaaaattaaaatgattccAAAGGGGCAACATAATAGACACTCTATTTCAGCCATCCAATACACTCTATTGTATTCATCCAATACAATACTATTCATTAACTTCGTAAATGCAGACACAATCCATTATAGCCTCTCCTTTGCTTAGCTTTCCAATACTATTCATTCCTATCAATTCTTTGTACACCTGGTGatcttttacttttgaatGAGATCTTATCTCTCAATGTCAGAGGAGATCTTTATTTGTTGAGAAAAatgcatacaagttagttatTGACTAACTAACTAAGCAGTTGAAACAACTATAACAGTAAActtaaatagaaatattagAAGTTAGTAAAGCAGTCCCCGAGTTGGGTCTGTCATTCCACCCCGAGTTTGTTTTACATCAACATCAAGGTTTGATTCTATTGTTTTAGGTACAATGTAAAAACATGGAACTAACTGATGATTTAAAATGGGGTAAGAACTAACTAAGAACAAGATTAGAGTAACAATTTGGACTTCCCTAAGATGAATAATTGACAAGATAAACACTACCCAAGAAAGCTGTTGGTTCATTTTCGACAAAAGTGACGCTGCttgaaactaaaaattcaTTCTAAAACAATGCTTCTCAATAGCATACCTTCACATGCCTCCAATCCAAGTTAACAACTGCAAGCCTGTGAGTTTCCTTGTCAATTTCTGGAATATTTTCCACCTGCCAATACAAGAATGTGTAAGAACATGAAACATTGCGGCCAATTTCACAAAAGCAAACACGCTGACAATGAGTGGCAACGATACAAAAAACAACCCAACATATGAACGTATTCAGAACGTACCGGCAATTCAGGTGTTTCGTCGTCATAAATATCATCAAGGTCACCTTCATCTGTATCAGTTGTGTAGCTAGATTCTTCGGTTTCtacatcatcatcatcctcCGACTCTGACTCCTCCAATTCACTGCTTGAATCAAGATTCTCTAATCTCAGATTCTTTTTCTCTACCTCAACATCGCTACCAACAGTATCACTGTCATCCTCTTCTACCTCCACACCCTCCTCATCGTCATCCTCGTCCTCATCCTTTTCacttttctcttcaattttataataacgACGTAGCGGATTTTCTGACTTACCCTTCTTAACCCTGCCTCGCTTGTCCAATGCAGTTGACGTCGAAGAGAACCTCTTATCTTTGAACATCTGGTTAAATCGTGAATCAATCACAACCTTGGCTTTGTGCTTGGGGGCATTCTGAAACCTTGGATCAGAATGCACGGATGAGAACCGAGCATCAGtgataattttcttcttggaTTGATCATTGTTGATGCCAGCTTGCTCCGAGGCTAAAGAAGGAACATTTCTCTCGTCTTTACTCTTGTTActcttcttgttcttcttctttgagtTGCTCAAGTTTTTGGAGCCCATGACGACGGCCTACAATCAGAGTGCAACTGGCGAAACGCAGTGATAATCGGTCGTAGACGACGGGGATTAGGCTTCTAGACCTTATATGTGTACCTGATGTCAGGAAGTTTGGATTATGGTAACCTGAGATGATCAAGATTGTCACTAACCATTTACCATTCCAAACATAAGGCTAAAAATCCCATCACAACTTGATTATCCAGAACCAGGCAAACTTGACTATAAAAGTTATGGGCAACTAATTTGAAGCCAATCGAAGTGTGGGTAGTAGTCGAAAGCTTACCTCCAATTCAAACGCTGTTGCAAGACACCCGTTCGTCGAAACCGTGATGCACAACTTGTTCACGTTGGAGTATCaaacgataaaaaaaaaaaaaaaaaacactatgTTAGGAAACTTGTTCGGAGTTGGTGTTCGTGTCGCAGAGTAGCTCCGTCTTCGATCATGGAGCAAGGAAACGCACAAGAATGTAAATGTCTAATGCGCAAAGATAAATTCCTAGCTGACACCGTCGCAACTAGTGGGTTTTGCTGTGTAGACGGCGGCGAATACTACTGAAAAGTGCATAAGGTAATCGGCGGCTGCAAGGGAGAGGCGAAGAAGATGGAGGCTAGGGGTTcttattaatatttcttttcttttctcttctcttctttttttcctccctttttACGACGTCGTAAATAGAGCGTCTCTATTTTCTACCaaatctacattttttccctccattttaaacataataaataataacaattatatacacatacttgtaaatatataaattcttCCAATCatggatttgaaaattttggctTAAATATCCATTAAAAAACAGCAACTAAGGATCTTCcaaagaggaggaagaaacACGAACAAGGTAATTACACGGACATGCAtgatattcttattttttgtaGACCGAACTAGCacaattcaattatttcaagCAATGATTAGTACACAAATAATCAGCTAAATGGATAAtattacaagaaaaaaaaacagttttaattttcaaaacatcgCTATCATTGCCATTCAATCGTCAAGAAGGGAGCCACGTTCCTAGACTTAGATAATATCGAGAGGAAACTGATCTCAACCGCTTTCATTTATGAGACGTTAACCTTCTAGGTGTTTTGGGTCTTTTGGAACCCAACGCCAATCAAATATCCATTAGTCACAAATAATCCAACTCACTTCCTCTAAATCTTTGAAATTGAATGTTGTTAATTGCTCGAATGAAAATGTACGAGACTAAAATAACAagatatttgaataattacaTGACATCATTTTATCACAATTGGTGTAGTCACTccatgtaaatatatatatacacagatTGGGTAAACACTTTTTCTTAGTTGGAGGTTCCATAgcataaaaaattatacatatatcaaTGAGTTATAAGGATAGAATTAATTTCTCATTGTGCTATTTATTCTCATAATCTTTCAAGACTTAGCAAAATCGTCATAAATTCCCTTTAACTTTTCACAAAGTTCTCTTGGTAAAATGACTAAATAATATGTCTAAGGAGGATGCATTAGATTTTCTGTAACCCTATTTCACGACCAGCCACCCCCGCCTTCCCATTACCGGTCACTGCACCCCTTCCCGCCGTACGCCGCTGCCGCTCCACAGCATATCTTTTCCTATTTCATGTACCTGTGTCGTCTCGAACTGGTACGATTGAAGTTAGTTagttttcaattcatttatatgatttatatGCTATCTCAATCTTTACCATTCAActctatttttagtttttgcaaTCGTCCTTCTTCCTCGATTTCTTTGATTTGGGTTATCTCatcgacaattttttttcctactttTCTTAGCTATCATTTACACGATGTTTTGGTTTACGCAATGGTTTGGTTTAAGTCTAAATTTTTGTTCTGCCATGGAATGACGGACTTCGATTGGAGAAAGTTCGCGAAAATTAGGGTTAAATGCTAAAGATATGTAAGCATCAAAACTGAAAAATGGGCTTGAATTCTTAGCGAAATGACTCATGATTGCCTTTTCATCCTCGCTTTACTTTTCCAGTATTGTTTTTCGATTGGTGCATTGTTCTTCCTAGTAATATACTTAACCTTATTCTCTCGATAAACCTTCTCAATGCTTAAGATAagattatttgaataaatttataagatattttcATTGGACTTTTTAGTTCGAAAGAAACAATCGAATTTTTAGGAGTGGGTGTTTTTTGTGTTGGGTGCATCTCACCTTTTTATGGCTCTATTTTGATGAGGATTATCGAACTGTAGTTATCTTCTCTTTGAGctagtttaaagtttttcttataattcGATTCATTTAGACTAGCTGAGGCTTCCGGATCATTCTTCTTTACATATGTCATACTTTTAGCGAATCGGGgaaaaaagtaatttgaacattttatgTGTTGTTTGGATTTGGAGGATTTAAAACGAGGAAATGAGTTCATTTTCCTAATTGCATTTGGAACCAAACTGGCTTGAAATCACCACAATTAAATCTTCTTGTTTGTGTAGCTAtgggaaatgaaaagaaagtgagACATTGTACCCGAGAACTTTCATTAATAAgtcaaatatcatttaataaaaaacaaatcaactaattaaattaaaactcgAATGATCTACAttgtcaaaaagaaagaacttaCAAAAAGTCTAAAAGTTCAGAACCattattttacaattataTCATCTTTATAACCatatataaactaaacaaTTGTTTGTAAATTTCTAAATCCTTTCACATCTGGTAGTTTCAAATAGAGAGTTATTTTTGCTTTAGGTTTGAAGGGCGTGAGAGTTGAGTTATAAGCAACCTAGAGATAGCTATGGGAGTAGAGCAAAACGACCCTTTGAAGGGAGTAGAGCAAAAAGACCCTTTGAAGGGAGTAGACTGGAAAGCTGTGGGTGGGGATATGCAGAAAGATCCCAGTTCTACAAACATTATAAAGAAAAGGCGTCCAACAAAAATTAGGCAAATCCcagattattattttcttcctaGAAGATCCCTTCCTTCTGTCATGGCATTCTATGGGGCCTGTATTGCTGGTGGAATCGGTGCTGGTATGCTGGTGGAGATCTggataaatgataaaattaaaagtaagtTCTGAATATAGATCTTTACATATTCAAAATCTTGTTGTAAATCGATTAATGTTCGATTTCACACTTTTACACATGGTTTTAATAAccattgaattttattttaaaagagtaaaaacatgtttagtaCTGATTTTGAATATGACGAAAGGTATTTTTAGCTAGTTTAAGCTATAAATCTTCATGCTCCTGGAAGTATCTTTTCTCacatctctctttttttctgaTGTGTTCTTGTAGAGGATGGAGGTGTCATCTGGGAGTTTGACAAGTAGAGTACAAGAGTAATATGAAGTTGCATTATTCAAACAGAACAAGATCGTCCAGTTGctgggttttgttttattgttaatcCTAGTTTTGGAACATGTAAGCGAACATCTTTTAATGCCTCAATGAAGCTGTACAAAAATTGGAAGCAATAAttgtaagtttgttttttgtttttgtttttttcaaagcCATACTTAACCTCCAATTCAGTTATTGGCAGTTTGTTTCTCTAATTATTGATCAAGCACAAGTGATATTAAATGCACTCACTTTTGGTAAACCTTGCACAGATTGTTGTTTTAATCTGCTAAAGTTGGGTTTAGGTGTGATATTGCTCTAGGTAATAAGCCTCCTCTGATGTGTAATACCCTACTGAATTTAAAACagacattatttttttgttgataagaaaccaaattttcctttaaagaaACTATACCGAAGtctttaaaaactttttaagaATCGTTTCAAGAACATACTCCAATCTAAAAAGCTCACACCAAGAGAAAAATTACTTTCAAGTCCAATTGCTATCTGCTTTGTTGAAATGGATACTCCTTTTGAGTTTGGACACTTTTttgttgttgctgctgctgctcAGCCACATCTCTATCCGAGTTCAAATGAATAAAGCTACCAAATTTCATTGGGAATGATTAATGAACGTgttcaaaaataacaatgtGTGGCACAAGAAACTGTTACTGATCAATAACATCAGTACTAACAAACTGAAGGAGTTCGCTCATTGTATCTCTCTTGTCCTTTGagtttctattattgataaaaaagtttgtctccatttaaaaaaaacaaactaaaggATTTGGATTTTTGTGAACACGTGAGCAACTTCAACTTGCATCAGTTGATTTGAAGATAGCAGCTTCTTATCAAGATGTATATGTGCAGATCCGGGTGTGACTGTTAGAGATTTATCCTCTCCGTTTCCCATAATTTCTCCCCTCCAAAACTTGTAATAGCTTTAAACGAATTCCTTTCATCACTCCTCACATTCAGATAATCAACCTGCGAACGAAAAAGGATAAAAGGTAACATAAAGGAAAATAACAAGATGGAAATGCAAGAATTATGTGCTAATCTAGAAAGAAACCATTACAAACCTGATCAGGATCGAAGACCAGCAAACAAAATGTATCAACAGGACCTGAACAAGAATCTAGAAAAGGTTCCTTGGCTGGTTGTTCAGCAAGGTGAGGAAGACCTGGACTAGGCCCCAAATACTGCATTCTTGACTTTGGAGAAATGGAGGACCAGGCTTCTGCTCTTTGCTGCATTCAGAATCCGAATGACCATAATAAGATATATAAGACCATAACCAATTGAGTAAGTGAACTgttgaaaatttagaacaagCTTTAAGTCATAAGAAGAAAGGGCCATGGCCACAACCTTAAACTTTGTAGCATCAACACATGATGCATCGACAACCTCCATTCTCCCACTGATACGAAATTGCTCCCATGATTCGGTGAAATACCAACAAATCTTACAGAACAAAGCATACAAAATCGAAAATTTGACTCGAATTGGAGCATA of the Cucumis sativus cultivar 9930 chromosome 3, Cucumber_9930_V3, whole genome shotgun sequence genome contains:
- the LOC101204585 gene encoding pre-rRNA-processing protein ESF1, whose translation is MGSKNLSNSKKKNKKSNKSKDERNVPSLASEQAGINNDQSKKKIITDARFSSVHSDPRFQNAPKHKAKVVIDSRFNQMFKDKRFSSTSTALDKRGRVKKGKSENPLRRYYKIEEKSEKDEDEDDDEEGVEVEEDDSDTVGSDVEVEKKNLRLENLDSSSELEESESEDDDDVETEESSYTTDTDEGDLDDIYDDETPELPVENIPEIDKETHRLAVVNLDWRHVKAVDLYVVLSSFLPKGGQILSVAVYPSEFGLQRMKEEELHGPVGLFDGEQKKNDEDDDDDNDDEEMDNEKLRAYEMSRLRYYYAVVECDSIATADYLYKTCDGVEFERSSNILDLRFIPDSMKFEHPPRDTATEAPSSYEVLNFHTPALQHSKIHLSWDEDEPQRVKALKRKFNADQLADLELKEFLASDESESDDESDDGEDQVDKKRKKGDKYRALLQSDEDGEQDGGQDMEVTFNTGLEDISKRILEKKDKKSETLWEAHLRKKHEKRMASRNKSADSSDDESSDTDREVEEVDDFFVEEPPVKESGKDRTKNIKGREHVGEDGAAEASRAELELLLADDDGVDTSIKGYNLKHKKKKGKEDITEDKIPTVDYNDPRFSALFNSPLFALDPTDPQFKRSAAYVRQVALKQPKGDGYQPTKSRHGKSSTKQPAAPGEDESKGDVSVKTEGDSSKKEKYELSSLVKSIKMKSKQLQLPSGGGKIPKKDRKDQFPTTEEELQPPTKNKSGKKQRKM
- the LOC101207877 gene encoding uncharacterized protein LOC101207877 — translated: MGVEQNDPLKGVEQKDPLKGVDWKAVGGDMQKDPSSTNIIKKRRPTKIRQIPDYYFLPRRSLPSVMAFYGACIAGGIGAGMLVEIWINDKIKKDGGVIWEFDK
- the LOC101207384 gene encoding pyridoxine/pyridoxamine 5'-phosphate oxidase 2 isoform X1 produces the protein MGSAVAPWKSLLLSALESNGHFKHSKFLQLATIGTNGRPSNRTVVFRGFEEGTDRIHIYTDSRNRKIEELKNCPFAEICWYFTESWEQFRISGRMEVVDASCVDATKFKQRAEAWSSISPKSRMQYLGPSPGLPHLAEQPAKEPFLDSCSGPVDTFCLLVFDPDQVDYLNVRSDERNSFKAITSFGGEKLWETERINL
- the LOC101207384 gene encoding pyridoxine/pyridoxamine 5'-phosphate oxidase 2 isoform X2; its protein translation is MGSAVAPWKSLLLSALESNGHFKHSKFLQLATIGTNGRPSNRTVVFRGFEEGTDRIHIYTDSRNRKIEELKNCPFAEQRAEAWSSISPKSRMQYLGPSPGLPHLAEQPAKEPFLDSCSGPVDTFCLLVFDPDQVDYLNVRSDERNSFKAITSFGGEKLWETERINL